In Pseudomonas saponiphila, the genomic stretch CACGGTGAGCAGGCCGTGGTTGCGCAGCATCAGCACGCTCTTGTCGCCCAGGTCAGCCACCAACCGTTGCTGCTCGCCCAGGTCCAGGGCCACGCCTTCGTAATCGTGGTAGGCCACGCGGCCATAGAACTCCATGGAAATCTGGTTCACCGGCAGCAATCCGCATTTGAGCGCGGCCACCGCGCAGCCGGCCTTGGTGTGGGTGTGCAGCACGCATTGGGCGTCTTCCCGGGCGCCGTGGATCGCGCTGTGGATCACGAACCCCGCCGGGTTCACCGGGTACGGCGACGGCTCCACGGCCTGGCCGTTGAGGTCGATCTTCACCAGGTTGGAAGCGGTGATTTCCTCGAACATCAGGCCGTAGGGGTTGATCAGGAAGTGATGCTCGGGCCCGGGCAGGCGCACCGAGATGTGGGTGAAGATCAGGTCGGTCATGCGAAAGTGCGCGATCAGCCGGTAGCAGGCCGCCAGCTCTTCACGCAGGCGCTGTTCGGTGGCGCTGCGCTCGGCGTTGGCGTAGGGGCTGGGAGCGATGTTGTTCATTGTTGGAGTCCTCCAGGCGGGTGGCCGGTAAACCGGGCCGGCGAACAATAGGACCGGACGCCCGCAGGCGTCCAGCCCGCTGCACTTACTTGCTGGCCCAGGCGTTGAAGCGCTCTTCCAGCTCCTCGCCGTGATCGACCCAGAACTCCACGTTCATCGCCAGGGCGTCCTTGAGGTTCTGCTCCGAGGTCGGCACCCACTGCGCCAGCGCCGGGTCGAGCTTGGCCGCAGCCAGGGTGTTGGTGGGGCCATAGGGGATCTGCTTGACGTAGTCGACCTGGACCTCGGGGCGGTTGGCG encodes the following:
- a CDS encoding class II aldolase/adducin family protein — encoded protein: MNNIAPSPYANAERSATEQRLREELAACYRLIAHFRMTDLIFTHISVRLPGPEHHFLINPYGLMFEEITASNLVKIDLNGQAVEPSPYPVNPAGFVIHSAIHGAREDAQCVLHTHTKAGCAVAALKCGLLPVNQISMEFYGRVAYHDYEGVALDLGEQQRLVADLGDKSVLMLRNHGLLTVGETVSQAFLRMYYLEKACEIQLAAQAAGEIVLPPDAVCAHTERQFNDPGRPLQEGELNDPDAMQLAWAALLRLLERIAPDYRA